The sequence below is a genomic window from Candidatus Babeliales bacterium.
TGGTGCACGGCTACATTTTGATGGACAGTCAAAAAATGTCTAAATCGCTGGGCAATGCTATTGATCCCATGACCTTGGCCGAGCGTTATGGCGTGGACCAAGTGCGTTATTATTTGATTAGACAAATGGCTATAACGCAAGATGGTAGTTTTAGTTTAAAAGATTTGGAAGAGCACATTACTGCAGACTTGGCCAATAATTTGGGCAACTTGCTCAACCGCACGCTCACGCTTGCGCTCAAGCACGGTCTTGAACGTGTGAACCCGCCAATAGGCGATGATGGTGCCTGTTCAGCTTCGCTGTGGGAAGCGCGTTCTAGTATTTTGCGCGACCACTGTGCTGAGACCTATCGCTTTTATTGGGAAGAGATGAACAAAGGTTTCTATCATGTTGCGTTGGCAGAGCTCTGGAAGTTTATGTCACTGGTTAATGCCTTTTTTCATGAGCAACAACCGTGGGTTTTGGCAAAAACTAACCGTGAGCTTTTTGACGAAGTTATTGCCGCAACGTGTCACAGTTTGCGTGCGATAGGTATTATGCTCTGGCCCATTATGCCTACCAAAATGGAAAGCTTGTTGGCCTCACTTGGCCACACGCTTGAGCTGGGCAAAAATTACGAACAAGATTTGCGTGAAAATAAATGGAATAAAACCTTTGTGTTGACTATGACACCAGAGCCGCTCTTTGTGCGGCCTGATGTATGGTCGGCGGTTCAAGAGACAACTGAAGAAAAAAAACAGGAACAGAACGTGATTACGATTGATGATTTTGCAAAAGTTGAGTTGCGCGTTGGCACTATTGAACAGTGTGAAGCGATTGAAGGTTCCGATAAGCTTTATAAGCTTCAGGTTAATTTTGGTGAGCTTGGCATGCGCCAAATTCTTTCTGGCATTAAAAAATACTTTACGCCTGAAGATTTGCTTGGTAAGCAGGGCGTGTTTGTTACCAACTTGGCACCACGCAAAATGATGGGCTTTGAATCGCACGGTATGATGCTGTTTGCCAAAGATGCTGATGGTACGTTGCGCATGAGTACGGTTGCGCATAATGTACCAAACGGTACCAGTTTGCAATAAAAGTTTTTGATAATAAAGAAAGAGGGTGCTTCTTAAACCAAGAAGCACCCTCTTTCTTTTACTAAATAAAAAAATAAAAAAATTATCGTGTTAAGCCAGTAAAGCTTAAAACATCGTCAAATGATGGCAACATAGGTTTTTTAATTCTTGTTGCTTCCCAATCAGCCCATTTTTGCAAGACTGCAAACGCTTCAGTTTTTTCCATCGCAATAGCCAAATCTTGTGCTGTTTTTCCGCTTTTTCCCGGTTCACTGGGATATGTTGTAACGCGAGGGTTAGCGCCATACGTTAACAAAAGTTCAATACAAGCTGTATTGTTGCTCAGTGTTGCATAATGCAATGGCGTAAAGCCCCAGTTGTTTTGTATGTTGAGTAAGTTTTCATGCTGAACTTGAGCAGCAATAAGAAGTTGTTCAACGCAGAGATTATGCCCGTTTAACGCAGCGCAATGCAAGGCTGTGTTGCCTTTGTTGTCGAGCGCGTTAACAAGAAAACCGCTCGCAATTAATGGCATTATAAAAGCGTCATATCCATGTTCTGCCGCTGCGTGCAAAACAGTTGTTCCTTGTTGTTCAAGATTATCTTTGATAGCTGCGTAGTAAAAATCAGGCATTGCCGGTGTTGCTTGAGTAAAAACAGTGCAGCAAAAAATAAATGGCATTACAATTTTTTTAAGCATATTCATGTGCTTTCTTGTTTTAACAGTTTGGTGGTTGCGTTTATTGGCTATTTAACTATTTTGAATCTAGCATTTCTGGCGCGGTATTTTCTTGATTTTCAAGATTGAGTGATTGTGCTGGTTGGGTTATTTTTTGTTGCTTGGCTTCATGCTCTTCTTTTAACAGATCAATACCATCTGCTTTAAGCTTGCTTATTGTTGGTGTTTGCAATGGTTTTGCTTGTACGTAGTCTGTTGCTTTTTTTTTGTTCTCATAATATTTCAAAAGCTCAACGCACTTAACAAATCCTTTTTGTTGTGCAAGTTGAAGTGGCGTTAGTGCGTAAGCGCCAACATTCATGGCAAGGTTGAGGTCAGTTTTTGGATGTTCAAGCAGCAGGTACAAAAGTCCAAGATTGTTCATGATAATTGCTGAATGAACGGGCGTTACGTTTGAAGCAGTTTCTAGTTTTAACGTTGCCGCATTTGGATTAGCGCCATATTTTAAAAGTTCTTGCACAACTTCTTTGTGCCCGTTAATAACTGCCACATGAAGAGCTGTTGCACCGCTGTTGTTTTGAGCATTAAGCTGCCACAGTTGTTGCCTTTTTTTGTGATATTTCAAGATGCGGCAGTTGTCGCAGCATTGTTCAAGAATGGTTTTAACACAGTCAAGCTTGCCGCTACTTGCTGCCAAGTGCAAAGCAGTATTGCCATTTTTGTCTCGTGCTTTCAAGGCTTCTGGGTGGCTAAACATGAAAAAATACAAAGCAGTGGTGTTGTTATTTTTAATGCAATCAATGAGCAATGCTTGTTTGTATTCACTGAGCATATTTGTTGGTTGAAGGCGTGTGAGGGGGTTTGATCTGCGTAAGTTGAGCAGTGCTTGTGCGGTGCGTTCAGTTACCGGTGAGGCGGCAGGGCTTGCAGCAGGTGTTGCGTTGTTAAAAAGTGAACATGAGAGCGTGAGTACAAGTACCAGTTGTTTTTTCATGAAGAGAAACCTTTTTGTTGATGTGTGTTATAAAAATACAAAAAATTTAGTAAAAATTTTACGGGGGTAAACTATAACGTTTTTTACTAGTTAGTGCAATAAAAAAGGGCCCCAAAATCGGAGCCCTTTTTTTTAGATCAGCGTGATATTAGCGAGGTAAGCCTGGCATAACCTTTTTTGCGCCAACGGTAACTTCTGTGCCGTCAAACTTTTTAAGTTTAAAGCCTTCAAAATCGATGTTCATGGTGTATGCAAAGTCTTCCAACAATGAAAGTGCTACAGCTTCGCCAAGACGTAGTGATTCTTCTCCGTCTGAGCGGTAGTGAACACCAGCCATGTTGCGGCCGATTGCAATGTTTGCTGCCAGTTTGTTAAGCTCGTTACCGATTTTTAGGGCTGGGCCACCATATGGGGCGAGAGCAGTACCTGC
It includes:
- a CDS encoding ankyrin repeat domain-containing protein is translated as MNMLKKIVMPFIFCCTVFTQATPAMPDFYYAAIKDNLEQQGTTVLHAAAEHGYDAFIMPLIASGFLVNALDNKGNTALHCAALNGHNLCVEQLLIAAQVQHENLLNIQNNWGFTPLHYATLSNNTACIELLLTYGANPRVTTYPSEPGKSGKTAQDLAIAMEKTEAFAVLQKWADWEATRIKKPMLPSFDDVLSFTGLTR
- a CDS encoding ankyrin repeat domain-containing protein, which produces MKKQLVLVLTLSCSLFNNATPAASPAASPVTERTAQALLNLRRSNPLTRLQPTNMLSEYKQALLIDCIKNNNTTALYFFMFSHPEALKARDKNGNTALHLAASSGKLDCVKTILEQCCDNCRILKYHKKRQQLWQLNAQNNSGATALHVAVINGHKEVVQELLKYGANPNAATLKLETASNVTPVHSAIIMNNLGLLYLLLEHPKTDLNLAMNVGAYALTPLQLAQQKGFVKCVELLKYYENKKKATDYVQAKPLQTPTISKLKADGIDLLKEEHEAKQQKITQPAQSLNLENQENTAPEMLDSK
- the metG gene encoding methionine--tRNA ligase produces the protein MNKNKFYITTPIYYVNAKPHLGTLYSTLLADAAARWHKLLGEKVFFLTGTDEHGQKIQEKALEAGKQPQAFVDAIVPEFKKVWQHYNIGYDKFIRTTDAEHKTAVTAFINKLIEQDDIYKSEYTGWYCVPCETFVTIDADSAKDTNGIYLCPSCNRTLREVAEESYFFRLSAYEEQLLDFYENNPNFITPKDRINEVISFVKSGLKDLSISRKTVSWGIPFPGDAAHTVYVWGDALVNYISALGYGQESAQAREKFDFWWPAEMQILAKDIVRFHAVYWPAFLMAAGLPLPKRLLVHGYILMDSQKMSKSLGNAIDPMTLAERYGVDQVRYYLIRQMAITQDGSFSLKDLEEHITADLANNLGNLLNRTLTLALKHGLERVNPPIGDDGACSASLWEARSSILRDHCAETYRFYWEEMNKGFYHVALAELWKFMSLVNAFFHEQQPWVLAKTNRELFDEVIAATCHSLRAIGIMLWPIMPTKMESLLASLGHTLELGKNYEQDLRENKWNKTFVLTMTPEPLFVRPDVWSAVQETTEEKKQEQNVITIDDFAKVELRVGTIEQCEAIEGSDKLYKLQVNFGELGMRQILSGIKKYFTPEDLLGKQGVFVTNLAPRKMMGFESHGMMLFAKDADGTLRMSTVAHNVPNGTSLQ